From a single Lewinella sp. LCG006 genomic region:
- a CDS encoding DegT/DnrJ/EryC1/StrS family aminotransferase — protein sequence MHQPKIWLSSPHMSGREEVYVAEAFATNWIAPLGPHVNAFEEVLAQRVGVAHAAVLSSGTAAIHLALILLEVGPGDVVLCQSMTFSASANPIKYQGAEPVFIDSEADTFNMDPQALEAAIIDQRAQGKQIKAIIPVHLYGLSAKMKEIMAIAEKYSIPVVEDAAEALGASLDGRPCGSFGKLGILSFNGNKIITTSGGGALVGNDKTLIAQSRFLATQARDQAPHYQHSHVGYNYRLSNVLAGIGRGQMEVLDERIAQRRANFERYRAYFQQWNEQGFHIQFQEEQEGMFSNRWLSCILVDPEKNKGLTRETIRLTLEADNIEARPLWKPMHLQPVFQDCAYYGGTTAEHLFDIGLCLPSGSNLTEDDFERIFASLGRVLEGRLV from the coding sequence ATGCATCAACCAAAAATCTGGCTTTCCTCCCCCCACATGTCGGGCCGCGAGGAGGTCTACGTGGCCGAAGCTTTTGCTACCAATTGGATAGCGCCGCTGGGCCCTCACGTCAATGCTTTTGAAGAAGTACTTGCCCAACGCGTAGGCGTGGCCCATGCTGCTGTGCTAAGTAGTGGTACGGCGGCGATTCACCTGGCACTTATCTTGTTGGAGGTAGGACCGGGTGATGTCGTCTTGTGCCAGAGCATGACCTTCTCGGCTTCTGCCAACCCCATCAAGTACCAGGGTGCCGAACCTGTTTTCATCGACTCCGAAGCGGACACCTTCAACATGGACCCTCAGGCCCTGGAAGCAGCGATCATCGACCAAAGGGCCCAGGGCAAGCAGATCAAAGCGATCATTCCGGTACACCTCTACGGCCTTTCCGCCAAGATGAAAGAGATCATGGCCATTGCCGAAAAGTACAGCATCCCCGTCGTCGAAGATGCTGCCGAAGCACTGGGGGCCAGCTTGGATGGTCGCCCCTGTGGCAGCTTCGGGAAACTGGGCATCCTCAGTTTCAATGGCAACAAGATCATTACCACCAGCGGGGGAGGAGCCCTGGTGGGCAACGACAAAACCCTCATCGCCCAATCCCGCTTCCTGGCTACCCAGGCGCGTGATCAGGCTCCCCACTATCAGCATTCGCACGTGGGCTACAATTATCGCCTCAGCAATGTACTGGCCGGTATTGGTCGCGGCCAAATGGAGGTGCTCGACGAACGTATCGCCCAACGTCGCGCTAATTTCGAGCGTTACCGCGCCTACTTCCAGCAATGGAACGAGCAAGGCTTCCACATCCAGTTTCAGGAAGAACAAGAAGGCATGTTCAGCAACCGCTGGCTAAGCTGCATTCTCGTAGATCCCGAGAAAAACAAAGGGCTCACCCGCGAAACCATCCGCCTCACCCTGGAGGCCGACAACATCGAAGCCCGCCCCCTGTGGAAGCCCATGCACCTCCAGCCCGTCTTTCAGGATTGCGCCTACTACGGTGGCACCACCGCTGAGCACCTCTTCGATATCGGTCTCTGCCTCCCCAGCGGCTCCAACCTCACGGAGGATGATTTTGAGCGCATCTTTGCGAGTTTGGGGAGGGTGTTGGAGGGTAGGTTAGTGTAG